Below is a genomic region from Candidatus Schekmanbacteria bacterium.
TCTTGCTGAAAGAATGCGTCCCAATAATCTGGATGAATTCGTCGGGCAGGACCACATCCTCGGTGAAGGAAAGTTTTTAAGAAAGGCGATAGAGGAAGACTCGGTAAGCTCCATAATCTTATGGGGTCCGCCGGGCTCAGGTAAAACTACCCTGGCTCAGATAATCTCGCAGAAAACCGGAGCGACTTTCATCTCCTTCAGCGCAGTCACCTCAGGCATAAAGGAAATAAAGGAAGTAATAAAGACCGCAAAAGAGAATCTGGAACGGTATGGGAAAAGGACAATAATATTTATTGATGAGATACACCGTTTCAACAAGGCACAGCAGGATGCGTTCCTCCCTTATGTTGAAGAAGGAGCGATAATATTGATAGGTGCAACAACTGAGAACCCCTCTTTTGAGGTCATATCTCCTCTTCTTTCAAGAACAAGGGTTTATACCCTCCATGCCTTAACTGAGGAGGAAATAATAAAAATCATCAAAAGAGCATTGAATGACAAAGAGCACGGAGTGGCAAAATATAACCCTGATATCTCGGATGATACTCTCTCATTTGTCGCATCCCTTTCAGGAGGCGACGGCAGAGTTGCCCTTAATGTCCTCGATGTTGCCATAACATCAGAAAAGCCTGATGCAGATGGGAAAAGAAAAATAACTAACGACACAATAACGCAGGTCATGCAGAAAAAAGCCCTGATCTATGACAAAGCAGGCGAGGAACACTACAATATAATATCTGCATTCCATAAAAGCTTAAGAGGCAGCGACCCGGACGCTTCCCTTTACTGGCTTGCAAGGATGCTTGAAGCCGGAGAAGACCCGCTTTATATCGCAAGACGCATGGTAAGGTTTGCAAGCGAAGACGTGGGGAACGCTGACCCGCAAGCTCTGCTTGTTGCAAATGCAGCCAAGGAGGCAGTTGACTTTCTCGGTATGCCGGAAGGAGATCTTGCCCTTGCACAGACTGCCATTTACCTTGCAACTGCGCCAAAGAGCAACGCTACATACATGGCATATCTTTCAGCCAAAAAAGAGGTAAGAAATACCGGCTATCTTCCTGTGCCGCTCCACTTGAGAAATCCTGTGACAGATCTTATGAAAGAAGAAGGTTACGGCGACGGCTATCTTTACCCTCACAGCTATGAGAATGCCGTAGTAAAACAGGAGTACTATCCCAAGGGGATGAAAAACAAAGAATTCTACACTCCCACAGACAGAGGCTTTGAAAAAAAGATTGCCCAGCGTCTTGAGTTCTGGAAAGACCTTCTTTCAGGAAAAAAAAGGGATAAAGAAGACTGACGTCTTTGAAACTCCCCAAAAAATATCTTGCTTATAGAGTTACAGTTCACTAACATTTTATTAAACTTGATAACAGGTGTAAAATTTTTTGTTTTTCTGACTGTAAAGTATAAATACAAAGTAGTTTTATTGGAGAAAGGATTATGAAATTTAAAAGAATCACAATAAATTCTAAGCAGATGGGGGGAATCCCCTGTATCAGAAACCTTAGGATTCCTGTCGCTACTGTGGTTGGTCTTGTGGCAAACGGGATTAAAGAAAAAGAAATTTTGAGGGATTATCCTGACCTTGAGGCAGAAGATATTCACGAAGCTTTACGATTCGCTGCTAAGGCAGTTGAAGAACGACAGATACCTATCGTATCAGGAAAATGAAATTTTTGATTGATAATGCTCTTTCTCCGCGGTTTTCAGGGGGACTTATTAAATTAGGATATGAGTCAGTGCATGTCAGGGATATTGGATTGTCATCAGCCCTTGATGAAGTTATCTTTGACTATGCAGTAAGAGAAAACCGAATACTCATTTCTGAAGATACTGACTTTGGAACTATTTTAGCAGCACGTAATTCGATTAAGCCTTCTTTTATCTTGTTCAAAATGGAAGATAAACGAACTTACAATTTATTGGATATTTTGATTAATAATCTGCCTGATATTAAAGACGCTCTCGAGCAGGGAAGTGTAGTTGTTTTTGAAGACCAGAGGATACGGATCCGTAAATTGCCATTTAGGGAATGAAGTGCATCCATTAAGAGCAGTAGTATGGCCTTTTTTTTGACCCAACAGATATAAAAACTGATGTTCAAACTTATTAAACTCGTCTTTTATGCTGCACTTCTATTTGTCGCATATCAATTCCATCCATGGATCTTAACGAGGATAGGAAATTTTCTTATCGTGGATGAAAAGCTGGAAAAGGCTGACGCCATAGTTGTCATGAGCGGAGATGATGAGAACGGCAGCCGTGTGGAGAGAGCAGTTGAGCTCTTTAAAAAAGATTATGGGAAGGTCATAATACTGAGCGGAAACAAAATAGCGTGGAATACTTATTCAAATGAAATCATGCTGAAGCAGGCGCTTTCCTTAAAAGTGCCTGAAGAGTCAATACTCCGTGTAACCAGCAATGCCCACTCTACAGTAGAGGAAGTCCCTGGAATAGTCGCTTTTCTTCAAAATAAGGGATTCAGGAAGGCCATAATCGTAACAAGCGATTACCACACAAGAAGGACGGCTTTCACCTTCATACACCTTTCAAATTCGGGAGATATAAAAATCATAATGACCGGTGCAGAAAATATGAGATTCAAGGCTGACAGATGGTGGAAAGAAAGGCTTTATGCCAAGACATTTTTCATGGAGTGCTGCAAACTGCTCTGGTACTATACGGTTCAAAACCTCGAATACAACTATCTGAAAAAACCCGCCGCCCAAAAGGGCGGCGAAGCATTACTCTACAAGCTCGATTATAGCCATTTCAGCGCCATCACCACGCCTTACCCTGGTACGGATAATACGCGTATAGCCGCCGTTTCTTGATGCATATTTGGGTGATATCTCTGTAAAGACCTTCTTTAATATTTTTTTATCCTTTACCCAATTAGCTGCAAGTCTTCTTGAATGCAATGACTCTTTCTTTGAAAGGGTTATCACCTTTTCCGCAACCCTTCTAAGCTCCTTCGCCTTGGGGACAGTCGTCTCTATCTTCCCATGAATAAAAAGTGAGGTTGTCATGTTGCGAAGCATGGCAAGCCTGTGGCTTGTTGTTTTATTGAGTTTCCTGTTTCCCGTCCGGTGATCCATTTTAACAATCTCCGCTTAAATTATTTCTTCCTCTTCGAGGTCTTCTTCAGGCTTTTTTACTGGCTCTGCAACAGGCCATTCATCTATCTTCATGCCAAGCGAAAGACCCATCTGCGTCATCAGTTGTTTGATCTCGTTAAGTGACTTTCTTCCGAAGTTCTTTGTCTTCAGCATCTCCTGCTCTGTCTTCTGCACAAGTTCCCCTATAGTCCGGATATTGGCATTTTTCAAACAGTTCTGAGACCTTACAGAGAGCTCAAGTTCATCAACACTTCTTAAAAGATTTTCTGAAAGCCTTACCTTTTCCTTGTCTTCCGAAGGACCTTCCGAGCTGGACGACTCCAGCATTTCCGTTTCATCAAAGTTTATGAATGGAGTCATGTAATCCTTCAGTATCTTTGCAGCCTGCCCAAGCGCATCATCAGGGGTTATGCTTCCGTCAGTCCATACTTCCAAAAGCAGGCGGTCGTAGTCAGTTTCCTGTCCGATTCTAGCGCTTTCGATCCTGTAATTCACCTTTCTTACAGGGCTGAATATAGAATCTATGGCAATAACACCTATCGGATTTTT
It encodes:
- a CDS encoding replication-associated recombination protein A, with protein sequence MELFEYDKPKIVKPGKFAPLAERMRPNNLDEFVGQDHILGEGKFLRKAIEEDSVSSIILWGPPGSGKTTLAQIISQKTGATFISFSAVTSGIKEIKEVIKTAKENLERYGKRTIIFIDEIHRFNKAQQDAFLPYVEEGAIILIGATTENPSFEVISPLLSRTRVYTLHALTEEEIIKIIKRALNDKEHGVAKYNPDISDDTLSFVASLSGGDGRVALNVLDVAITSEKPDADGKRKITNDTITQVMQKKALIYDKAGEEHYNIISAFHKSLRGSDPDASLYWLARMLEAGEDPLYIARRMVRFASEDVGNADPQALLVANAAKEAVDFLGMPEGDLALAQTAIYLATAPKSNATYMAYLSAKKEVRNTGYLPVPLHLRNPVTDLMKEEGYGDGYLYPHSYENAVVKQEYYPKGMKNKEFYTPTDRGFEKKIAQRLEFWKDLLSGKKRDKED
- a CDS encoding DUF433 domain-containing protein, which translates into the protein MKFKRITINSKQMGGIPCIRNLRIPVATVVGLVANGIKEKEILRDYPDLEAEDIHEALRFAAKAVEERQIPIVSGK
- a CDS encoding DUF5615 family PIN-like protein, with amino-acid sequence MKFLIDNALSPRFSGGLIKLGYESVHVRDIGLSSALDEVIFDYAVRENRILISEDTDFGTILAARNSIKPSFILFKMEDKRTYNLLDILINNLPDIKDALEQGSVVVFEDQRIRIRKLPFRE
- a CDS encoding YdcF family protein, with protein sequence MFKLIKLVFYAALLFVAYQFHPWILTRIGNFLIVDEKLEKADAIVVMSGDDENGSRVERAVELFKKDYGKVIILSGNKIAWNTYSNEIMLKQALSLKVPEESILRVTSNAHSTVEEVPGIVAFLQNKGFRKAIIVTSDYHTRRTAFTFIHLSNSGDIKIIMTGAENMRFKADRWWKERLYAKTFFMECCKLLWYYTVQNLEYNYLKKPAAQKGGEALLYKLDYSHFSAITTPYPGTDNTRIAAVS
- the rplQ gene encoding 50S ribosomal protein L17, which gives rise to MDHRTGNRKLNKTTSHRLAMLRNMTTSLFIHGKIETTVPKAKELRRVAEKVITLSKKESLHSRRLAANWVKDKKILKKVFTEISPKYASRNGGYTRIIRTRVRRGDGAEMAIIELVE
- a CDS encoding DNA-directed RNA polymerase subunit alpha, with amino-acid sequence MKIQSLNKPKRVECDEETKTAMYSRFVAEPLERGFGTTIGNSLRRILLSSIEGAAPTSIRIDGVNMKFTSLPGVVEDVTDIILNLKQLRVKMHSDGPKTVYIKAKGEGEVKASDIEHDNDIEIMNPDLHLATLDSDGKFEAEIEIEKGRGYVPAEKNEKEKNPIGVIAIDSIFSPVRKVNYRIESARIGQETDYDRLLLEVWTDGSITPDDALGQAAKILKDYMTPFINFDETEMLESSSSEGPSEDKEKVRLSENLLRSVDELELSVRSQNCLKNANIRTIGELVQKTEQEMLKTKNFGRKSLNEIKQLMTQMGLSLGMKIDEWPVAEPVKKPEEDLEEEEII